CTAAAGCAAATTGCAGGAAAGAGCATTATCCATCCAAAGTCTTAGCCATAACGTGAACGAGACACGTCCAAAGTCAAAGTCTTGCCATTTTATCGAATAAACAATCTCAACTGCCAGCCAAgggaaagaagaagaagtctTTCATCAAAAAggaaccacaacaacagcaacagcaacataatAAAACAACGTACAGAACACATAACACGAATACGTTTAGAAATTAATTGGGGGCAGTATGGAGCTGGGCCATGTTTGAACGCTTTCGTTTAGGCAACCTGAGCAGAAACTACCGATTACGCGGAGCGTCCTCAGAACTGGCGCGCGACAAgaaacaacagcggcagcaatgcGTCACCGTCCTGTTCCTAGATGACATCACGCACACCTTTCGGATCGAGGTGAGTCCtactttcttcttcttccattGGCCTGCCTCATTTTATTCACGTTCACGTTGCATATTCAATAGTTTTGCTAGTTTGCTCATTGAAATGCGCATAATCAAAGCAACATCagccataataataatcgcaCAAAATGTGTAAGCGAATCAAAGACCCCACAAACAATGATGCGATGCATAGAAAGTGTGAGTCGTAGTCTTCGTCATTATTGTCGTGCATTGCGTGTATATTATCCAGCCATTGTTTGTTGTCTACTCATCTTTCAATTCAAAGCTGCCATGGCATTGCACATCTTCATCTGAATCTCACTTTCATCTTTTTGGGCGGCACAAAGCAGACACAACACGCACTTgtccaaaatgccaaaaacatgATTCGTTCGTTTCGCTTTTCCAGCCGCAGCTTGCCAAGTTGATGATGAGATTTGtctaccaaaatttgcaagcAAATTGCCATCATTTCATGCCATGGGCATTTAGTCaactgaaatttgaaaaactgAGGGAAATTTAAGAAATCGTAGCAAATTTAAGGCAATTAAGGTgacagaaaagaaaagaaactaaaagataataataataatcttgtGAATATGCTTTAGATATTCTTTTAAACAACGTTTCATTAACTTCAtctattaaaaaagaaaaatctacAATTTATAGGCCAATCCCCGTTTATTTGATTTCGAAATTATATtatctatatgtatttaatgatagtaaaactttgaaataaatacgCATTCAAACATCGTTTCTTTAAGGTAATCTAAATTCTTCATTAGTAAAGACATATATACAAGTTATTGTCCAATCCCGGCACctttaatttcgaaattataTAGTTCTCTTTATGTAGTTTATGTTGGTAAGACTTGTAAATGAACTTTTCATATtctgtaattttaattgtttactaGATAAGAAAGATCTAAAATCCATAGGCCAATCTAGttagaaattatatattcatcGGACTCTAAATAACGCACTCTCATTTCTTCCAGAAACGTGCGAAAGGCTCTGAACTCTTAGATCAGGTCTTCCAGTATCTCGAGTTATCCGAAAGGGACTATTTTGGTCTATTGTTTCCACAGAAGCCAGGCGACGTTGTGGTAAGTGAATGAATGCATAAGTTCTGAAAttcataattgatttaatattttattatgacatacatatgttctTATCTTTATAATTGCTTTAATGCTTCATTTTCAGAGATGGGTTGACGCACAGAAGCAATTCAAGAAGCAATGCAGCAGCGTCTCGCTCGACAATGATGCCGTTCCATTATTAGAGTTTAGAGTTAAGGTGGGTGAATAATCTTTAGTATTTAAGCTCTCCCTTATACTTATTAACACCATTTTCTATTGCAGTTTTTTGTAAGCGATCCTAGCCGCTTGCAGGAGGAGTTCACACGCTACCAGTTCTATCTGCAGATCAAGCGCCACATTCTGCTGGGCCAATTGCCCTGCTCCAGCAATACCCAGTGCCTGCTTGCCAGCTACACAGTGCAGTGTAAGTAGCTTAATTAATCTAACTAATCACATCTATTAATAGAGGGCTTTTTATCTTTAATAGCGGAGCTGGGCGACTTCAATGCCGTGGAGCATCAGCCGGGCTATTTGAGTGGCCTGCAGTTGCTGGCAGAGCAAACGCCGGAGGCGGAACGCAAGGTCTGCGAGTTACACAAGCTGCATCGCGGACAGTTGCCAGCTGATGCAGAATACAATTATCTGGAGCATGGCAAACGCTTGGAACTGTATGGCATTGATTTGCACAAGGCCACGGACTCCAATGGCAAGGAATTGCAGCTGGGCGTCTCGGCGATTGGTTTGCTAGTGTTTCAGCATGCGTTGCGCATCAACACCTTCTCGTGGAGCAAAATGGTCAAGGTGTCGTTCAAGCGCAAGGATTTCTTCATCCAGTTGCGTCGCGAGCCCAGCGAAAGCTACGACACTTTGCTGGGTTTCGGCATGAGCAGCCACAAGCATGCGAAAGCGCTGTGGAAATCGTGTGTGGAGCATCACAGTTTCTTCCGGCTGAAGCGGCCGCATCGACTCTCGCGTTTCCTCAACATCAGTCTGGGCAGCAAGTTCTACTACTCGGGTCGCACCGAGTTGCAGGCAGTGCAAGAGTCCAAGCAACGCGGTCGCATACACAAGGTGTTTGTGCGTTCGCCTAGCAAGCGTTTGTTGGCCGGTGGCTCAGGAGCAGGCGGCGGCAGCTCGGCGGATGGCACTCCACAGCTGTTGCATAATGGCACGGGAAGTGGCTCCGACAGCGCTGCCTCGCACAATGGCAAACCGTCCGCATCCACCATACTGACCATCACAAAAACAAGCCGTCCACAAGACAAGTCTAAGGTGACATCGAAGCAGGCCGACGCTATGCCTCGCAAGGCCTGGGAGCAGCACAGCGACGAATACGACATTCAACTGTAAGTGACGCTTAAAATGAAGTtctgtaaattaaattgtaatctGACTATGCTTTGCAGCGATGTGGGCTTCATCGAGCAGTGCACGCGACGGTTTGAGTCGGGCACACCATCACCGATGCCTCCTGCTTACAGCTCGGGTCAGCACAGTCCGGTGCTGCTGCCAACGACCATTGCTGACGCAGTGGGTCAACAGCAGCCGGATAGTGGCAGCGATTTGATCACCATGCGACTGCTCGCTGACGATCAGGGTCGCTATGGCTTCAATGTGAAGGGCGGCGTAGATCTTGGCCTGCCCGTGCAGGTGTCCAAGGTTGTGCCGCACACCCCCGCCGATCGCTGTTCGCCGCGTGTCTGCGAGGGCGACGAGGTGCTCATGATCAATGGTCGCGACGTGCACGGACTGCGGCACGAGCAGGTGGTGGCCATGATACGCGACTGCCGGCATCAGTCGAGTGGCGAACTGTTGCTCACCGTGCGGCCAAAGCGCTCGGCGCCGCTGCTGCTCGAGGAGGAGCCGCTGTATCAATATGTGCCCGAGAGCGATGAGATTGGTTCGCACTCGAATCTGCTCGATGGCGATGCGCTCTTCACGCAGAGTCTGTTGTTGCTCAGCGATGGTCTTGCCTCGGGTGCTCTGCTTGCCCAGTACGAGCTGATGTATCGCAAGAATCCCGATCTGGCAATCACAGAAGCTCGCAAGCCAGCGAATGCGCCCAAGAATCGTTATCGCGACATTTCTCCCTGTAAGTTCGTGACACATTTCGACATTGCTCAGCtagattaatttattattccatATTTCAGATGACTGCACGCGCGTTTCTCTTGTTAACTCGCTAACTGGCGACTACATCAATGCCAACTATGTAAACATGGAAATACCAGGCGGCGTTGTGAATCGTTATATTGCCACACAGGGACCGCTGGCCAGCACTACAACCGACTTTTGGCGAATGGTGCAGCAGGAAAGCAGCCATCTGCTTGTGATGCTGACAACTGTCATGGAGGCCGGACGCCAGAAGTGTCATCAGTATTGGCCTGTGACTGGCGATGAGCTGCAGTTGGGCGATGGCTTTTCGGTGCGTTGTCTGAGCGAGAAACCCGACGAGACGGGCAGCTTTGTCTTTCGTGAGTTTGTGCTGCGGGATAAGCACGAACA
This is a stretch of genomic DNA from Drosophila albomicans strain 15112-1751.03 chromosome 3, ASM965048v2, whole genome shotgun sequence. It encodes these proteins:
- the LOC117567049 gene encoding tyrosine-protein phosphatase non-receptor type 4 → MFERFRLGNLSRNYRLRGASSELARDKKQQRQQCVTVLFLDDITHTFRIEKRAKGSELLDQVFQYLELSERDYFGLLFPQKPGDVVRWVDAQKQFKKQCSSVSLDNDAVPLLEFRVKFFVSDPSRLQEEFTRYQFYLQIKRHILLGQLPCSSNTQCLLASYTVQSELGDFNAVEHQPGYLSGLQLLAEQTPEAERKVCELHKLHRGQLPADAEYNYLEHGKRLELYGIDLHKATDSNGKELQLGVSAIGLLVFQHALRINTFSWSKMVKVSFKRKDFFIQLRREPSESYDTLLGFGMSSHKHAKALWKSCVEHHSFFRLKRPHRLSRFLNISLGSKFYYSGRTELQAVQESKQRGRIHKVFVRSPSKRLLAGGSGAGGGSSADGTPQLLHNGTGSGSDSAASHNGKPSASTILTITKTSRPQDKSKVTSKQADAMPRKAWEQHSDEYDIQLDVGFIEQCTRRFESGTPSPMPPAYSSGQHSPVLLPTTIADAVGQQQPDSGSDLITMRLLADDQGRYGFNVKGGVDLGLPVQVSKVVPHTPADRCSPRVCEGDEVLMINGRDVHGLRHEQVVAMIRDCRHQSSGELLLTVRPKRSAPLLLEEEPLYQYVPESDEIGSHSNLLDGDALFTQSLLLLSDGLASGALLAQYELMYRKNPDLAITEARKPANAPKNRYRDISPYDCTRVSLVNSLTGDYINANYVNMEIPGGVVNRYIATQGPLASTTTDFWRMVQQESSHLLVMLTTVMEAGRQKCHQYWPVTGDELQLGDGFSVRCLSEKPDETGSFVFREFVLRDKHEQRHIHHMQYLAWPDHCVPSDPNLFLEFTERVRAARNRTLLQEIEESLKQVRLLDADADENGGLMSERKCAASNGATPEDETPVSTSVHQCISAANPPVIVHCSAGIGRTGVLILMDTALALMEAREPVYPLDIVRTMRDQRACMVQNVSQYRFVCECICAAYMKISRSSAAINDDDD